One genomic window of Moorella glycerini includes the following:
- a CDS encoding aspartate ammonia-lyase, protein MSTRQEHDLLGTREVPADAYYGLHTLRAAENFRVSRHQVHPELIKALATVKEAAARANLDLGYLPREKGEAIIAACQEVARGELAGQFFLDAFQGGAGTSTNMNVNEVIANRALEILGLPRGDYTTIHPNDHVNLHQSTNDVYPTAMRIAAIRLLLPLAEELARLQEALQEKEAAFAGILKIGRTEFQDAVPVTLGQEFGAYAQAVARDRWRLYKVEERLRQVNLGGTATGTGLNAPLKYIYLVNDYLRRLTGLGLARAENMIDGTQNMDVFVEVSGLMKAAAVTMHKIAGDLRFLSAGPRGGPAEINLPPRQAGSSIMPGKVNPVIPEMVNQVAMQVMANDMVIAMAASQGHLELNAFAPLIAHALLESLEMLAAAARIFRTECISGITANAGRCREVLEQSPVLVTALLPYLGYEKATEVVLEAEASDRSIREILLEKGFLTQDELESILTPAAMTKPGTLKPVNRRQQDPEARN, encoded by the coding sequence ATGTCTACCCGCCAGGAACATGATCTCCTGGGGACCAGGGAAGTGCCAGCCGATGCTTATTACGGCCTCCACACCTTGAGGGCGGCGGAGAATTTCCGCGTCAGCCGGCATCAAGTCCACCCGGAGCTCATTAAAGCCCTGGCCACCGTCAAGGAAGCGGCCGCCCGGGCCAACCTCGACCTGGGCTACCTGCCCCGGGAAAAGGGAGAAGCCATTATCGCCGCCTGCCAGGAAGTAGCCCGGGGGGAACTGGCCGGACAGTTCTTCCTCGACGCCTTCCAGGGCGGGGCCGGTACTTCGACCAATATGAACGTTAATGAAGTAATCGCCAACCGCGCCCTGGAAATCCTGGGACTTCCAAGGGGTGATTATACCACCATCCACCCCAACGACCACGTCAACCTGCACCAGTCCACCAACGATGTCTACCCTACCGCCATGCGGATAGCGGCCATCCGCCTTTTACTACCCCTGGCCGAGGAACTGGCCAGGCTCCAGGAGGCCCTCCAGGAAAAGGAGGCTGCCTTTGCCGGGATACTTAAAATCGGCCGTACTGAATTCCAGGATGCCGTTCCGGTAACCCTGGGACAGGAATTCGGTGCCTATGCCCAGGCCGTAGCCCGGGACCGCTGGCGGCTGTACAAGGTCGAGGAGCGCCTGCGCCAGGTGAACCTGGGCGGCACAGCCACCGGCACCGGCCTCAACGCCCCCCTGAAATACATTTACCTGGTCAATGATTATTTAAGGCGCCTGACGGGGCTGGGCCTGGCCCGGGCGGAAAACATGATCGATGGCACCCAGAACATGGATGTCTTTGTGGAAGTTTCCGGTCTTATGAAGGCCGCCGCCGTAACCATGCATAAAATTGCCGGCGACCTGCGTTTCCTTTCTGCCGGTCCCAGGGGCGGGCCGGCGGAAATCAACCTGCCTCCCCGGCAGGCCGGCTCTTCCATCATGCCCGGCAAGGTGAACCCGGTGATCCCGGAAATGGTCAACCAGGTGGCTATGCAGGTCATGGCCAACGATATGGTAATCGCCATGGCTGCCAGCCAGGGCCACCTGGAGCTCAATGCCTTTGCGCCCCTCATCGCCCACGCCCTGCTGGAATCCCTGGAAATGCTGGCGGCAGCGGCCCGGATTTTCCGCACGGAATGTATCAGCGGTATAACAGCCAACGCCGGGCGCTGCCGGGAAGTGCTGGAGCAGAGTCCCGTCCTGGTGACGGCTTTGCTGCCCTATCTCGGTTACGAAAAAGCCACCGAGGTGGTACTGGAAGCAGAAGCTTCCGACCGCTCGATTAGAGAAATCCTGTTAGAAAAAGGTTTTTTGACGCAGGACGAACTGGAAAGTATCTTGACCCCGGCCGCTATGACGAAACCCGGTACCTTGAAGCCGGTAAATAGACGGCAACAGGATCCGGAGGCGCGTAATTAG
- a CDS encoding DUF6951 family protein — protein MAKVTVASGICGFTTEILAEAPDMFSCNLTINTTCPNIQKIAAALDTINPLDEISFKGNSRLRELFFQHCPHAACPVLPGMVKAVEVAAGLALPLDAHIYVQK, from the coding sequence ATGGCTAAAGTAACTGTAGCATCCGGCATCTGTGGTTTTACTACCGAAATTCTGGCTGAAGCACCGGATATGTTTTCCTGTAACCTGACCATCAATACTACCTGTCCCAACATCCAGAAGATTGCTGCCGCCCTGGATACCATAAATCCCCTGGACGAGATTAGCTTTAAGGGCAACAGCCGCCTGCGGGAGCTATTTTTCCAGCACTGCCCCCACGCCGCCTGTCCCGTGCTGCCGGGTATGGTCAAGGCCGTGGAAGTAGCCGCCGGCCTGGCCCTGCCCCTGGATGCCCATATCTACGTCCAGAAATAA
- a CDS encoding methylglyoxal synthase — MRIALIAHDRMKDDLVNFVDQHKHIFARHRLVATGTTGTRIMERTGLKVHRLMSGPLGGDQQMGSLVAKKRLDLVIFLRDPLTPQPHEPDISALLRICDVHNVPAATNLATAAIFLEYLTGRTEHLRTIKESPVEEG, encoded by the coding sequence ATGCGCATCGCTCTCATAGCCCACGACCGCATGAAAGATGACCTGGTCAATTTTGTTGACCAGCATAAACATATCTTTGCCCGCCACCGCCTGGTAGCCACCGGGACCACAGGTACCAGGATTATGGAACGTACCGGGCTGAAGGTACACCGGCTCATGTCCGGTCCCCTGGGGGGAGACCAGCAAATGGGTTCCCTGGTGGCCAAAAAACGCCTGGACCTGGTAATTTTCCTGCGGGATCCCCTGACGCCCCAGCCCCATGAGCCGGATATCAGCGCCCTCCTGCGCATTTGTGACGTCCACAATGTACCGGCGGCCACGAACCTGGCTACGGCAGCTATCTTTCTCGAGTATTTGACAGGCAGGACAGAACACTTACGCACCATTAAAGAGTCACCGGTAGAAGAAGGATAA
- a CDS encoding YkgJ family cysteine cluster protein encodes MLARQGQNPVQVRYWQVNGRRGYDLRIVSPEASVADYITAVEGLDPALLYRPYTNGPCPGCDHCCGGRLPLTSIDLQVLQQGLEELTGKRFSLPEMLEEYCQVHVKGRAVDITLRTDAEGYCIFLEPYRRRCRLYKYRPLICRTYFCCPLTRRARILRETIVNRGEDELVRYWLSLQLAVPPGVHRHDWPPTPFAGCLSYAEVPLKLLCPPELWRQLRQ; translated from the coding sequence TTGCTCGCAAGGCAAGGACAGAACCCCGTCCAGGTGCGTTACTGGCAGGTCAACGGCAGGCGGGGTTATGACCTCCGGATTGTATCTCCTGAGGCCAGCGTTGCTGATTATATTACCGCCGTAGAAGGACTGGACCCGGCCCTCCTATACCGGCCCTATACCAACGGCCCTTGCCCGGGGTGCGATCACTGCTGCGGCGGGCGCCTGCCCCTGACCAGCATTGACCTGCAGGTATTGCAACAGGGTCTGGAGGAACTTACTGGTAAAAGGTTTTCCCTGCCGGAAATGCTGGAGGAGTACTGCCAGGTCCACGTGAAGGGGCGGGCGGTAGATATTACTTTGCGGACTGACGCCGAAGGTTACTGTATTTTTTTAGAACCGTACCGGCGTCGTTGCCGCCTCTACAAATACCGTCCTCTCATCTGCCGCACCTATTTTTGCTGCCCCCTCACCCGGCGGGCCAGGATTTTACGGGAAACCATTGTCAACCGCGGGGAAGATGAACTGGTGCGTTACTGGCTTTCTTTGCAGCTGGCTGTACCGCCAGGAGTGCATCGTCATGATTGGCCGCCGACCCCTTTCGCCGGTTGCCTGAGTTATGCTGAAGTACCCTTGAAGCTCCTTTGCCCGCCGGAACTATGGCGGCAGCTTCGCCAGTAG